A single region of the Aeromicrobium chenweiae genome encodes:
- a CDS encoding MFS transporter, whose protein sequence is MSEPEAVDSVQRRVVSVLVLVQVVGGVGNGAGLAVGGLLLKDITGSSVWSGMAVVMLTLGAAAFTIPLSSLAARTGRRPALTLGWCAGALGAGIVVAGSTLDSLPVALLGLALFGGSTAANLQSRFAAVDRAEPSQIGRSLSLVVWSTTVGAVIGPNLTGPGASFADAVGVPDIAGPMLFSAAAFAVAGLLTFGLLRPDPLVHAAGAAPVPRGLRAALPHVRGRTLTAMWAIASSHAVMVAVMALTPVHMEDHGAALEVIGLTISLHIAGMYALSPLMGWLSDAWGPDRTILLGQSVLVLAACVAGTSGGSQAQITIGLTLLGIGWSASVIAGAAKLTESLEVSTRPVVQGLSDLTMNLAGALGGLLAGVVVALSGFGTLNAAAAVLTVPVVVLVLSGRRVAAHTA, encoded by the coding sequence GTGAGTGAACCCGAAGCTGTAGACAGCGTCCAGCGGCGGGTGGTTTCGGTGCTGGTGCTCGTGCAGGTCGTGGGCGGGGTCGGCAACGGGGCCGGGCTCGCCGTCGGCGGGCTGCTGCTCAAGGACATCACCGGCTCCTCCGTGTGGTCCGGGATGGCCGTCGTGATGCTGACGCTCGGCGCTGCCGCGTTCACGATCCCGCTGTCCTCGCTGGCCGCCCGGACCGGCCGACGTCCCGCCCTCACGCTCGGCTGGTGCGCCGGGGCGCTCGGAGCCGGGATCGTCGTCGCCGGCTCGACGCTGGACTCCCTGCCCGTCGCCCTCCTCGGGCTCGCGCTGTTCGGCGGCAGCACCGCGGCCAACCTGCAGTCCCGCTTCGCGGCGGTCGACCGGGCCGAGCCCAGCCAGATCGGTCGATCCCTCTCGCTCGTGGTGTGGTCGACCACCGTCGGCGCGGTCATCGGCCCCAACCTCACCGGTCCCGGCGCCTCGTTCGCCGACGCCGTCGGGGTGCCCGACATCGCCGGTCCCATGCTCTTCTCCGCCGCCGCGTTCGCTGTCGCCGGCCTCCTGACGTTCGGCCTCCTGCGCCCCGATCCCCTGGTGCACGCAGCGGGAGCGGCACCGGTTCCCCGCGGCCTCCGCGCGGCTCTCCCCCACGTCCGCGGCCGCACCCTCACCGCGATGTGGGCCATCGCCTCGTCGCACGCCGTCATGGTCGCCGTCATGGCACTGACACCCGTGCACATGGAGGACCACGGTGCCGCGCTCGAGGTCATCGGGCTGACGATCAGCCTCCACATCGCCGGGATGTACGCATTGTCGCCCCTCATGGGCTGGCTGAGCGACGCCTGGGGCCCTGACCGCACGATCCTGCTGGGCCAGTCGGTCCTCGTGCTGGCCGCCTGCGTGGCGGGCACCTCCGGCGGCTCACAGGCCCAGATCACGATCGGGCTCACGCTGCTGGGCATCGGCTGGTCGGCCTCGGTCATCGCCGGGGCGGCGAAGCTCACCGAGTCGCTCGAGGTGTCGACGCGCCCCGTCGTCCAGGGACTGTCCGACCTCACGATGAATCTCGCGGGGGCGCTCGGCGGCCTGCTGGCGGGGGTCGTGGTGGCGCTGAGCGGCTTCGGCACGCTGAACGCCGCGGCGGCGGTGCTGACCGTCCCGGTGGTCGTGCTCGTGCTGTCGGGGCGCCGCGTCGCCGCTCACACCGCCTGA
- a CDS encoding M13 family metallopeptidase yields the protein MNPGIDTTQLDPSVRVQDDLFRHVNGPWLATAEIKPDRATAGSFVALVDEAEAKVREIIETASQAPQDDEQRKIGDLYASFMDEERVEALGATPLTAELAQVDAITDIPSFVRVLGVLDRQGVGSVLGMYIAPDRGNPDRYITHLGQGGIGLPDESYYRDEESAQIREAYVAHLTTMLGLAGLDDAAGRAARIMDLETRLASFHWDRVANRDAQKTYNHFAGEGLQQLAPSFDWTSWSAGAQVPAPVLAEVVVSQPSFLEGLETLLVEDELDAWKDWLRWQVVHSASPYLSSAFVDANFEFYGRTLSGTDELRPRWKRGVGFVEGAMGEAVGKIYVRTEFPPASKERMTELIANLLEAYRQSIARLTWMSDETKKRAQDKLDSFNPKIGHPDQFKDYSALETAPDDLLGNVRRAIAVATDRELAKIGSPIDRDEWYMTPQTVNAYYNPTMNEIVFPAAILQPPFFHADADDAVNYGAIGAVIGHEIGHGFDDQGSQYDGTGALRNWWTDEDRASFEKLTSALIAQYDVLSPVGADGRTVNGSLTIGENIGDLGGLGIAYQAFRLTDPADEPIDGLSPDQRFFISWAQAWQAKVRPAETVRRLTVDPHSPPEFRCNQTVRNIDAFYAAFDVSPDDRLWLDEEERVRIW from the coding sequence GTGAACCCCGGCATCGACACGACGCAGCTCGACCCCTCCGTCCGCGTGCAGGACGACCTGTTCCGACACGTCAACGGGCCGTGGCTCGCGACGGCCGAGATCAAGCCCGACCGCGCGACCGCCGGCTCGTTCGTGGCGCTGGTGGACGAGGCCGAGGCGAAGGTCCGCGAGATCATCGAGACCGCGAGCCAGGCCCCCCAGGACGACGAGCAGCGCAAGATCGGCGACCTCTACGCCAGCTTCATGGACGAGGAGCGGGTCGAGGCCCTCGGTGCCACCCCGCTCACGGCCGAGCTCGCGCAGGTCGACGCCATCACGGACATCCCCTCGTTCGTCCGCGTCCTCGGCGTCCTCGACCGGCAGGGCGTCGGCAGCGTCCTGGGCATGTACATCGCCCCCGACCGCGGCAACCCCGACCGCTACATCACCCACCTGGGCCAGGGCGGCATCGGCCTGCCCGACGAGTCGTACTACCGCGACGAGGAGTCCGCGCAGATCCGCGAGGCGTACGTCGCGCACCTGACCACCATGCTGGGCCTGGCCGGGCTCGACGACGCCGCCGGCCGGGCCGCACGCATCATGGACCTGGAGACCAGGCTCGCCTCGTTCCACTGGGACCGGGTCGCCAACCGCGACGCCCAGAAGACGTACAACCACTTCGCCGGCGAGGGCCTGCAGCAGCTCGCCCCGAGCTTCGACTGGACGAGCTGGTCCGCCGGCGCCCAGGTGCCCGCCCCCGTGCTCGCCGAGGTCGTGGTGTCCCAGCCGTCGTTCCTCGAGGGTCTCGAGACCCTCCTGGTCGAGGACGAGCTGGACGCCTGGAAGGACTGGCTGCGCTGGCAGGTCGTCCACAGCGCCTCCCCCTACCTGTCGTCCGCGTTCGTCGACGCCAACTTCGAGTTCTACGGTCGAACCCTCAGCGGCACCGACGAGCTGCGTCCCCGCTGGAAGCGCGGCGTCGGCTTCGTCGAGGGCGCGATGGGCGAGGCCGTCGGCAAGATCTACGTCCGCACCGAGTTCCCGCCCGCCTCCAAGGAGCGGATGACCGAGCTCATCGCCAACCTCCTCGAGGCGTACCGCCAGAGCATCGCCCGCCTGACCTGGATGAGCGACGAGACCAAGAAGCGCGCCCAGGACAAGCTGGACTCCTTCAACCCCAAGATCGGGCACCCCGACCAGTTCAAGGACTACTCGGCGCTCGAGACCGCGCCGGACGACCTGCTCGGCAACGTCCGCCGCGCCATCGCCGTCGCGACCGACCGCGAGCTGGCCAAGATCGGCTCCCCGATCGACCGCGACGAGTGGTACATGACGCCGCAGACCGTCAACGCGTACTACAACCCCACGATGAACGAGATCGTGTTCCCCGCCGCGATCCTGCAGCCGCCGTTCTTCCACGCCGACGCCGATGACGCCGTCAACTACGGTGCGATCGGCGCGGTCATCGGCCACGAGATCGGCCACGGCTTCGACGACCAGGGATCGCAGTACGACGGCACCGGCGCGCTGCGCAACTGGTGGACCGACGAGGATCGGGCATCGTTCGAGAAGCTGACCTCCGCGCTCATCGCCCAGTACGACGTGCTGTCCCCCGTCGGCGCCGACGGACGCACCGTCAACGGCTCCCTCACGATCGGCGAGAACATCGGCGACCTCGGTGGTCTCGGCATCGCGTACCAGGCCTTCCGCCTGACCGACCCGGCCGACGAGCCCATCGACGGGCTCAGCCCCGACCAGCGGTTCTTCATCTCCTGGGCACAGGCCTGGCAGGCCAAGGTCCGACCCGCCGAGACCGTACGCCGGCTCACCGTCGACCCGCACTCCCCGCCGGAGTTCCGCTGCAACCAGACCGTGCGCAACATCGACGCCTTCTACGCGGCCTTCGACGTCAGCCCCGACGACCGGCTCTGGCTGGACGAGGAGGAGCGGGTCCGTATCTGGTGA
- a CDS encoding siderophore-interacting protein, which produces MSKSFPVPLTVVRTETVAPSMVRVVLGGQGFAEFLARHDAMPAPYTDEYVKLVFLAAGHDYPQPLDLDLVKESMPQEAWPVLRTYTVRWVDRDQEQLAIDFVVHGDVGVAGPWAARAQPGDVIHVRGPNGGYTPDPTADWLLFVGDEAGLPAITASLLSLPAGVRAVAFIEVQGESDELPLRTDADVDVRWLHRGSAAPGTTTLLDDAVRAFDWPAGRVQAFIHGESALLKSVRPHVLNERGVARADVSVSAYWRRGSTEEGFRVWKSQQTEAVMRPAAS; this is translated from the coding sequence GTGAGCAAGAGTTTTCCTGTCCCGCTGACCGTGGTCCGGACCGAGACGGTGGCTCCCTCGATGGTGCGGGTCGTGCTCGGCGGACAGGGTTTCGCAGAGTTCCTCGCCCGCCACGACGCGATGCCTGCGCCGTACACCGACGAGTACGTCAAGCTCGTCTTCCTCGCGGCCGGCCACGACTACCCGCAGCCGCTGGACCTGGACCTGGTCAAGGAGTCCATGCCGCAGGAGGCATGGCCCGTGCTGCGGACGTACACGGTCCGCTGGGTCGACCGCGACCAGGAGCAGCTCGCGATCGATTTCGTCGTCCACGGCGACGTGGGGGTCGCGGGGCCGTGGGCGGCCCGGGCCCAGCCCGGCGACGTGATCCACGTGCGCGGCCCCAACGGCGGCTACACCCCCGACCCCACGGCCGACTGGCTGCTGTTCGTGGGCGACGAGGCAGGTCTCCCCGCCATCACGGCCTCGCTGCTGAGCCTGCCCGCGGGCGTGCGGGCCGTCGCGTTCATCGAGGTGCAGGGGGAGTCCGACGAGCTCCCGCTGCGCACGGACGCCGACGTCGACGTCCGGTGGCTGCACCGGGGGAGCGCCGCACCGGGCACGACGACGCTGCTGGACGACGCGGTGCGCGCGTTCGACTGGCCCGCCGGGCGGGTCCAGGCGTTCATCCACGGCGAGTCCGCCCTGCTGAAGAGCGTCCGGCCGCACGTGCTGAACGAGCGGGGCGTCGCCCGGGCGGACGTGTCCGTGTCGGCCTACTGGCGCCGGGGCAGCACCGAGGAGGGCTTCCGGGTGTGGAAGTCGCAGCAGACCGAGGCGGTCATGCGACCGGCGGCGTCGTAG
- a CDS encoding bifunctional cytidylyltransferase/SDR family oxidoreductase: MTQLRNVAVILAGGTGTRVGLSIPKQLIKIAGKTIIEHTIAAFEASPLIDEIVILMTPGHLDPVRAIVQNGGYGKVTQIVEGGQTRNESTSRALEALGTDECNVLFHDAVRPLVSQTIISEVVAALATHEAVDTAIPSADTIVQVHDTAPQTTETIEDVLQRHLLRRGQTPQAFRLSVIRRAYELAWQDPHFTATDDCTVVLRYLPDVPIAVVLGHERNMKVTEPIDVYIADKLFQLHSADTPDALTDEQYRAALAGKTMVVFGGSYGIGGDIADLARGFGANVHTFSRSSTNTHVDRREDIAAAAAAVLKETDTIDFVVNTAGVLVIEDLADTSEETIFAATEINYLAPIFIAQEFYPHLASASGSLLLFTSSSYTRGRGGYSLYSSAKAAVVNLTQALADEWAGEVRVNCVNPERTGTPMRTKAFGEEPEGTLLSSMEVARQSLDVLLSQQTGHIIDIRREDGPAAIGGGR; the protein is encoded by the coding sequence GTGACTCAACTGCGCAACGTGGCCGTGATCCTCGCAGGTGGAACCGGTACGAGGGTGGGCCTGTCGATCCCCAAGCAGCTCATCAAGATCGCCGGCAAGACGATCATCGAGCACACGATCGCCGCCTTCGAGGCGTCGCCGCTGATCGACGAGATCGTCATCCTCATGACCCCCGGCCACCTGGACCCGGTCCGGGCGATCGTGCAGAACGGCGGGTACGGCAAGGTCACCCAGATCGTCGAGGGCGGGCAGACCCGCAACGAGTCGACGAGCCGCGCGCTGGAGGCCCTGGGCACCGACGAGTGCAACGTCCTGTTCCACGACGCCGTGCGTCCGCTCGTGTCGCAGACGATCATCAGCGAGGTCGTCGCCGCGCTCGCGACCCACGAGGCCGTCGACACCGCGATCCCCTCGGCGGACACGATCGTGCAGGTCCACGACACCGCGCCGCAGACGACCGAGACCATCGAGGACGTCCTGCAGCGCCACCTGCTGCGCCGCGGGCAGACCCCGCAGGCGTTCCGGCTGTCGGTCATCCGCCGGGCGTACGAGCTCGCGTGGCAGGACCCCCACTTCACCGCGACCGACGACTGCACCGTGGTGCTGCGCTACCTGCCCGACGTGCCCATCGCCGTCGTGCTCGGCCACGAGCGCAACATGAAGGTCACCGAGCCGATCGACGTCTACATCGCCGACAAGCTCTTCCAGCTGCACTCCGCGGACACCCCGGACGCACTGACCGACGAGCAGTACCGCGCAGCGCTGGCGGGCAAGACCATGGTCGTGTTCGGCGGCTCGTACGGCATCGGCGGCGACATCGCCGACCTGGCGCGCGGCTTCGGTGCGAACGTGCACACGTTCTCCCGCTCCTCGACCAACACGCACGTCGACCGTCGCGAGGACATCGCCGCCGCGGCCGCCGCGGTGCTCAAGGAGACCGACACGATCGACTTCGTCGTCAACACCGCGGGCGTCCTGGTCATCGAGGACCTCGCGGACACGTCGGAGGAGACGATCTTCGCCGCGACCGAGATCAACTACCTCGCGCCGATCTTCATCGCGCAGGAGTTCTACCCGCACCTGGCGTCCGCGTCGGGCTCGCTGCTGCTGTTCACCTCGTCGTCCTACACGCGGGGCCGCGGCGGCTACTCGCTGTACTCCTCCGCGAAGGCCGCCGTGGTCAACCTGACCCAGGCACTGGCCGACGAGTGGGCCGGTGAGGTCCGGGTGAACTGCGTGAACCCCGAGCGCACCGGGACCCCGATGCGCACCAAGGCGTTCGGCGAGGAGCCCGAGGGCACCCTGCTGAGCTCGATGGAGGTCGCGCGCCAGTCGCTGGACGTCCTGCTGTCGCAGCAGACCGGCCACATCATCGACATCCGGCGCGAGGACGGCCCGGCCGCGATCGGCGGCGGTCGCTAG
- a CDS encoding phosphatase PAP2 family protein translates to MTTELEASRTTPWTWRGPALLTYAIAFAVCVVLIGVPTDPFQLFAWLWLATVAFNVRAPWRSHLAFPRDWWPAFALLVLYLYSRGLSDEIVAMPVHWTMPIRFDEWIGGGTLPTQHLQDALCASPCSGSTPPRWYDEVLTTIYFTHFVAGLTLAVVLWLRDRAMWVPWMRRYVVINFAALVIYVLYPMAPPWLASKEGYVGERLPRLTGRGWDDLGLGGFHVALAKVGNPVAAMPSLHGGLAMLIALYGIVRLRSAWRWILLLYPLLMATALIYYAEHYVIDILAGWALAGLVMIGCMLWETRRAAPPRQPDVPTAPSGR, encoded by the coding sequence ATGACCACCGAGCTCGAGGCGTCGCGGACGACGCCGTGGACCTGGCGGGGTCCCGCCCTCCTCACGTACGCGATCGCGTTCGCCGTGTGCGTCGTACTCATCGGTGTGCCGACCGATCCGTTCCAGCTGTTCGCGTGGCTCTGGCTCGCGACCGTGGCCTTCAACGTCCGCGCGCCCTGGCGCAGCCACCTCGCGTTCCCGCGGGACTGGTGGCCGGCGTTCGCGCTGCTCGTGCTCTATCTCTACAGCCGGGGACTGTCCGACGAGATCGTCGCGATGCCGGTCCACTGGACGATGCCGATCCGGTTCGACGAGTGGATCGGGGGCGGGACGCTGCCGACCCAGCACCTGCAGGACGCCCTGTGCGCCTCGCCGTGCAGCGGCAGCACCCCGCCGCGGTGGTACGACGAGGTGCTCACGACGATCTACTTCACCCACTTCGTCGCCGGGCTCACGCTCGCGGTCGTCCTGTGGCTGCGTGACCGCGCGATGTGGGTCCCGTGGATGCGGCGGTACGTCGTGATCAACTTCGCCGCCCTCGTGATCTACGTCCTGTACCCCATGGCGCCGCCGTGGCTGGCGTCCAAGGAGGGCTACGTCGGGGAGCGCCTGCCCCGCCTGACCGGGCGCGGGTGGGACGACCTCGGGCTCGGCGGCTTCCACGTCGCCCTGGCGAAGGTCGGCAACCCGGTCGCCGCGATGCCCTCGCTGCACGGCGGACTGGCGATGCTGATCGCCCTCTACGGCATCGTCCGGTTGCGCAGCGCGTGGCGCTGGATCCTGCTGCTCTACCCGCTGCTGATGGCCACCGCCCTCATCTACTACGCCGAGCACTACGTCATCGACATCCTGGCCGGCTGGGCCCTCGCCGGCCTCGTGATGATCGGGTGCATGCTCTGGGAGACCCGCCGCGCCGCACCGCCGAGACAGCCTGACGTGCCGACAGCCCCGTCAGGCCGATAA
- a CDS encoding ArnT family glycosyltransferase, which translates to MTTKDLARSAARLPVYLALTIGAMVAVRLCFLGLPAGRDESGYLIVGNAWGDGDSLYGPYWVDRPPLLMWIMDLAGNLTALRLIGLLSCVLMVLGVARAAYVVRGAQAARWAAAAAALFSTAHWFGVPRTNGEMLCAGFVAWGIALAAQAMVGQQRRAWLPALGAGVLAGCAGLVKQTIGDGVVFAIVLAFAVGWQQPAARRRAATVLAAGAVGVVVTLAVGLTAAAARGTSLAELFDALVTFRAEAGEVIRRSASGATTDRLLTLLATWVGSGLAFIAILTAWHVARRRDPVLLAVLAVIAFVSGTAILGGSYWGHYLFQLVPASALAVGLLADQVRPRLRTALAAFTVVALLGNLVYTIAVPPQDGATAEVVGTWLRESGEPSDTAVVAYGQPNVLGNAGMSSPYPYLWSLPVRTLDPELTTLSAVLTGPDRPTWFVDWSGVDSWGITHADRVQGDLRDHYRKVATMCGRTIWLERGENRTLATPGTCP; encoded by the coding sequence GTGACGACGAAGGACCTGGCTCGTTCCGCCGCGCGCCTCCCGGTGTACCTGGCCCTGACCATCGGGGCCATGGTGGCGGTCCGCCTGTGCTTCCTGGGCCTGCCCGCAGGACGTGACGAGTCCGGCTACCTGATCGTCGGCAACGCCTGGGGTGACGGCGACTCGCTGTACGGCCCGTACTGGGTCGACCGGCCGCCCCTGCTGATGTGGATCATGGACCTCGCCGGCAACCTCACCGCGCTGCGCCTGATCGGGCTGCTGTCCTGCGTGCTGATGGTGCTGGGTGTCGCTCGCGCCGCGTACGTCGTGCGGGGCGCGCAGGCAGCGAGGTGGGCCGCCGCCGCAGCCGCCCTGTTCAGCACGGCCCACTGGTTCGGCGTGCCGCGCACGAACGGCGAGATGCTGTGCGCGGGGTTCGTGGCGTGGGGAATCGCGCTCGCCGCCCAGGCGATGGTCGGCCAGCAGCGTCGCGCGTGGCTGCCTGCCCTCGGCGCCGGTGTCCTGGCCGGGTGCGCGGGCCTGGTCAAGCAGACCATCGGGGACGGCGTGGTCTTCGCCATCGTGCTGGCGTTCGCGGTCGGGTGGCAGCAGCCGGCCGCCCGACGCCGTGCCGCGACGGTGCTGGCCGCTGGCGCCGTGGGCGTCGTCGTCACCCTCGCGGTGGGGCTCACCGCGGCGGCGGCGCGGGGCACGAGCCTCGCCGAGCTGTTCGACGCGCTCGTGACGTTCCGCGCCGAGGCCGGCGAGGTCATCCGCAGGTCTGCCAGCGGCGCGACGACCGACCGCCTGCTCACCCTCCTGGCCACCTGGGTGGGCAGCGGCCTCGCGTTCATCGCGATCCTGACGGCCTGGCACGTGGCCCGTCGCCGCGACCCGGTCCTCCTGGCGGTGCTCGCGGTGATCGCCTTCGTGTCCGGCACCGCGATCCTGGGCGGCAGCTACTGGGGGCACTACCTGTTCCAGCTCGTCCCGGCCTCGGCGCTCGCGGTGGGGCTGCTGGCCGACCAGGTACGTCCTCGCCTGCGGACCGCGCTCGCGGCGTTCACGGTCGTCGCCCTCCTCGGCAATCTCGTCTACACGATTGCCGTCCCGCCGCAGGACGGGGCCACGGCCGAGGTCGTCGGGACCTGGTTGAGAGAATCGGGCGAACCCTCCGACACCGCCGTCGTCGCCTACGGTCAGCCGAACGTCCTGGGCAACGCGGGGATGTCGAGCCCGTACCCGTACCTCTGGAGCCTGCCCGTGCGCACCCTCGATCCCGAGCTCACCACGCTCTCCGCGGTGCTGACCGGGCCTGACCGGCCCACTTGGTTCGTCGACTGGTCCGGGGTGGACTCCTGGGGCATCACCCACGCGGACCGCGTGCAGGGCGACCTCCGCGACCACTACCGCAAGGTCGCGACGATGTGCGGTCGCACGATCTGGCTGGAGCGCGGCGAGAACCGGACCCTGGCCACTCCCGGGACGTGCCCATGA
- a CDS encoding CDP-glycerol glycerophosphotransferase family protein, with amino-acid sequence MASDAGARVGLVHRLRLWAIGRLRRSRFLPAGMPDKLTDEDRLGRPFEQHVMLYFPTARDSLYQLRPWYHALTALDSAHRLVCVFKDSRTARIVRDETGLDCVTLARYGQLDEILALSEVKLALYVNHDPINFESLRFSSLVHVYIGHGDSDKGVSVSNQVKAYDLCFLAGQAAVDRTASAVMLYDAEARSVLIGQPQLDGVAPVLPSPSLDGRRTVLYAPTWEASQPSVSYGSLETHGVALVRALSGTYRVVYRPHPLNGVIRPSYAAADAAVRELADRVDTAVPLEQSFADADLLVTDVSAVTLNWLPTGKPMLVTAPAVPYPPSALMDVVPQLAPDDDIAAIVAEHLTDDPTKAARDALVEYYLGDPSPGVATTRFISACEDAMALRDREWASRQAAGATGP; translated from the coding sequence ATGGCCTCTGACGCCGGCGCGCGGGTGGGTCTGGTCCACCGCCTGCGCCTGTGGGCGATCGGCCGGTTGCGGCGCTCCCGGTTCCTGCCTGCAGGGATGCCGGACAAGCTGACCGACGAGGACCGTCTCGGCCGTCCCTTCGAGCAGCACGTCATGCTCTACTTCCCGACGGCGCGCGACAGCCTCTACCAGCTGCGTCCCTGGTACCACGCGCTCACGGCACTCGACAGCGCCCACCGGCTGGTCTGCGTCTTCAAGGACTCGCGCACCGCACGGATCGTCCGCGACGAGACGGGCCTGGACTGCGTGACCCTGGCCCGCTACGGGCAGCTCGACGAGATCCTGGCGCTGTCGGAGGTCAAGCTCGCGCTGTACGTCAACCACGACCCGATCAACTTCGAGAGCCTGCGCTTCTCCTCGCTCGTGCACGTCTACATCGGGCACGGCGACAGCGACAAGGGCGTCTCGGTGTCCAACCAGGTCAAGGCGTACGACCTGTGCTTCCTGGCCGGGCAGGCAGCGGTGGACCGCACGGCGTCGGCCGTGATGCTCTACGACGCGGAGGCACGCAGCGTCCTGATCGGCCAGCCGCAGCTCGACGGCGTCGCCCCGGTCCTGCCCTCCCCGTCGCTGGACGGTCGTCGGACCGTCCTGTACGCCCCGACCTGGGAGGCGTCGCAGCCCTCGGTGTCGTACGGCTCCCTTGAGACCCATGGCGTGGCGCTCGTGCGCGCGCTCTCCGGCACGTACCGCGTCGTCTACCGTCCGCACCCGCTCAACGGCGTGATCCGGCCGTCGTACGCCGCGGCCGACGCGGCCGTGCGCGAGCTGGCCGACCGCGTCGACACGGCCGTCCCGCTCGAGCAGTCCTTCGCGGACGCCGACCTGCTCGTGACCGACGTGTCGGCGGTGACGCTGAACTGGCTGCCCACCGGCAAGCCCATGCTGGTCACCGCCCCCGCGGTCCCCTACCCGCCGAGCGCCCTCATGGACGTCGTGCCGCAGCTCGCGCCCGACGACGACATCGCCGCGATCGTCGCCGAGCACCTGACCGACGACCCGACGAAGGCAGCCCGGGACGCTCTGGTCGAGTACTACCTCGGCGACCCGAGCCCCGGCGTCGCGACCACCCGCTTCATCTCCGCGTGCGAGGACGCCATGGCGCTGCGCGACCGGGAGTGGGCCTCACGCCAGGCCGCCGGCGCGACCGGACCGTAG
- the glf gene encoding UDP-galactopyranose mutase — translation MTADLLIVGSGFFGLTIADRCARELGLKVQIIDRRDHLGGNAYSEIEPETGIEVHRYGAHLFHTSNQRVWEYVNRFTTFTSYQHRVYTTYRGEVFPMPINLGTINQFQRAAYSPDEARAWVAEQAAMITHEPANLEEKAISLIGEPLYEAFIKGYTAKQWQTDPRELGADIISRLPVRYTYDNRYFSDTYEGLPTDGYTAWLERMADHENITVTLEADFFDESQPWHKAATVGRVPIVYTGPVDRYFDFAHGDLSWRTLDFETEILPTGDFQGTTVMNYADTDIAYTRIHEFRHFHPERDYPSDKTVIMREFSRFAGTADEPYYPVNTPQDRERLLAYRQLARNEKDVLFGGRLGTYQYLDMHMAIGAALSMYDNKLAPHFRDGAALDDHGL, via the coding sequence ATGACCGCTGACCTCCTGATCGTCGGCTCCGGCTTCTTCGGGCTGACGATCGCCGACCGCTGCGCCCGCGAGCTGGGCCTGAAGGTCCAGATCATCGACCGTCGCGACCACCTGGGCGGCAACGCCTACAGCGAGATCGAGCCCGAGACCGGCATCGAGGTGCACCGTTACGGCGCGCACCTGTTCCACACCTCCAACCAGCGGGTGTGGGAGTACGTCAACCGGTTCACGACCTTCACGTCGTACCAGCACCGCGTCTACACGACGTACCGCGGCGAGGTCTTCCCGATGCCGATCAACCTCGGCACGATCAACCAGTTCCAGCGCGCCGCCTACTCCCCCGACGAGGCGCGCGCCTGGGTCGCCGAGCAGGCCGCGATGATCACCCACGAGCCGGCCAACCTCGAGGAGAAGGCGATCTCGCTGATCGGCGAGCCGCTCTACGAGGCGTTCATCAAGGGCTACACCGCCAAGCAGTGGCAGACCGATCCGCGCGAGCTCGGCGCCGACATCATCAGCCGCCTGCCGGTCCGCTACACGTACGACAACCGCTACTTCTCCGACACGTACGAGGGGCTGCCCACCGACGGCTACACCGCGTGGCTCGAGCGGATGGCCGACCACGAGAACATCACGGTCACGCTCGAGGCCGACTTCTTCGACGAGTCCCAGCCGTGGCACAAGGCGGCGACCGTTGGCCGGGTGCCGATCGTCTACACGGGGCCGGTCGACCGCTACTTCGACTTCGCCCACGGCGACCTGTCGTGGCGCACCCTCGACTTCGAGACCGAGATCCTGCCGACCGGCGACTTCCAGGGCACCACCGTGATGAACTACGCCGACACCGACATCGCGTACACCCGCATCCACGAGTTCCGGCACTTCCACCCCGAGCGGGACTACCCCAGCGACAAGACCGTCATCATGCGCGAGTTCAGCCGGTTCGCCGGCACCGCGGACGAGCCGTACTACCCGGTCAACACGCCCCAGGACCGTGAGCGGCTGCTGGCCTACCGCCAGCTGGCCAGGAACGAGAAGGACGTGCTGTTCGGCGGACGCCTCGGGACCTACCAGTACCTCGACATGCACATGGCGATCGGCGCGGCGCTCAGCATGTACGACAACAAGCTCGCCCCCCACTTCCGCGACGGCGCGGCGCTCGACGACCATGGCCTCTGA